The following is a genomic window from Planctomycetia bacterium.
GCGTTGCCCGAGCGGCCCCCGGAGATTCCGGTCGACCGGCTCGACGCGCTCGGCGAGACGCTCGCCTGGGCACAGGCCGAGGCGACGAAGCGGCCCGGCGGCCTGCGGACCGCCTGGCAGTTGGAACGGTCGCGGGAGCAGCTTCGCCGGCTGGGCCCCGAGGACTGCTACCGGCTGCTGGCGGCCTTCCAGCAGCGGTCGGCCGGCGACCTGCTCTCCCGGCTCCACGCCCTGGCCAGTGTGGCCGATCCGGAGCCGCCGCGGCTCGAGGACCTGCCGCCGAGTCTCGTGGAGCGGTTCGTCGGCTCCAGTGGCAAGCACCTGCTCAAGATCTACGGCCGCGGCGACATCTGGCGGTTCGAGTCGCTGGAGAAGTTCGTCAAGGACGTGCGCAGCGTCGATCCGCGGGCGACCGGCAATCCGCTCCAGGCCTACGAGGCGTCGCTGGAGATGAAGCGGAGTTACGAGCAGGCGGCGCTGTACGCGCTGATCGTGATCCTGGCGGTTCTGTGGCTTGACTTCCGCAGCATCTCCTGTGCCGCGCTGGCGGCGCTGCCGCTGGCGATCGGCATGGCGCAGACGCTCGGCCTGATGGGCCTGCTGGGGATCGACCTCAATCCCGCCAACCTGATCGGCATCCCGCTGATCCTCGGGATCGCCGTCGACTACGGCGTGCACATCGTGCACGACGCGCTGGAGCGGCCCGGCCCGTACCGGATCAGCGCCTCGACCGCCAACGCGGTGCTCGTCGACGCCCTGACGACGATCCTCGGGTTCGGGGCCCTGATGGTGGCCGACCATAAGGGGCTGGAGAGCCTCGGCCGCGTGCTCACGCTCGGTGTGACGGCCTGCACCGTCACGTCGCTGGTCTTCCTGCCGATCCTCCTGTCCTTCGTCAGGCCGGGCGCGAGCGGAAAGGCCGCATCGGCATCCACGCCGGACGTGGACGAGGGCGGTGCGTCACGATCCGTCCGTCGCGCCGCCTGAACCGCCCGGGAAAGCGGCCTTGTGCCGACGTCCGACGCCGTGGTACTTCCCCGTCTCCCCACTCTCCGGTGCACCATGATCAGACAGCGGCCCGCGCCCCGTTCCCTCGGCATCCTGTTCCTGGTCACCTGGTGCGGAATGCTCGCCAGCCCGGCCGTGAGCCGCAGCGCGGAGGCCCGGCCGCAGCCGGCGGGCCTCGCCTTCGAGGACCAGTTCCGCAATCGACGCGAGATCGGCGCGATGCGCGGGGACGTGGTCGTCCTCGTCTACGCCAACCGCACGGCGGCCGAGGCGGCGGTCGGGCTGGGACGGCGGTTGCACCTCCGCTTTCACCCGACGGCGGCCAGTGCCGCCGCCGAGGAGTGGTCGCGCCAGCCGGTGACGCCGCTGGCCGGTTGGCCGGCGGGCGTGCGCGTGCCTGACGTCCACGTCATTCCGGTGGCCTGCCTGCCCGAGGTGCCCAAGCCGCTGCATGCCGTGGCCCGTTCCCGGCTGCGCAAGGAGTCGGAGTTCGTCTCGGTGTGGCTCGACTTCGAGGACGCGATGCGGGCCACCTTCGGGATGGTGGCCGACGAGCCGAACATTGCGGTCATCGACACCCAGGGGCGGACGCACAGTGTGCGGTCGGGGCACCTCGACGATCTGGGGGTCGCCGAACTGGCCGGACTGATCGAACGGCTGCGCTGGCAGGCGCGGGCCGACCAGCGGACGGCCATCGCCCCTGTCAGCGCGCCGCGCTGAGCCGAGGCGATCGGACGCATGCCGGCCTCGTCACGCCGCCGCAGCGCGGCCGAGCGGCCGCTACCGCGACCGCTCGCGCAGCCGGCGGCTGACGTCCGTGAGCGTCTGCCGCTCCTCGGGGGTCAGACTCGCCTCGCCGCTGCGGCTGATCTTGGCGAGGATCCGGTCGACCTCATCGCTGGTCGCCGCGCGGTCGGCGGTCGCGTCATGGTCGTCGCCGTCAGGACGCACGACCCGCATGCGCGGCCGCAGCCGGAAGGGCCATTCCGGCAGCCGGCCGAGGCCCTCGAGGCTCCAGCCGCGCCAGGCGTAGAGCAGGCCGAACGTCGCGCCGGCGAGGTGGGCCGTGTGGGCGACCCTGTCGCCGCCGGAGGCCGCGCCCTGCAGGTCGAAGACGAGGTACAGGACCCCCAGTGCCCAGGCCGGCACCGGCAGCACACCCCACAGCAGCAGCGTCTCGTGCGGGTGATACCAGATGAACAGGGCGAGGACCGCCATCACTCCCCCGCTGGCGCCGACGAGGCTGCCCCCCTGGCCCCCCAGCCGCGCCGCCACGACCCAGGCGATGCCCGCGAACACGATCGACAGGCAGTAGAAGCGGAGGAACTCGGCCCGGCCGAGGATCGCCTCCGCCTCGCGGCCGAAGAACCAGAGTGTGAGCATGTTGAACAGCAGGTGCATCGGGCTGCTGGGGTGCGGATGCACGAGGCTCGGCCCGTCGTGCAGGAAGCCGTAGGTGAGCAACTGCCAGAAGTGCGTGAGCAGGTGCTGCGGCAGATCCGACCGCAGGGCACAGACGTCGTTGAGGGAGAACCGGACCGGCAGCAGGCCCGCCGTGCCGATGAAGTTCAGCAGCCAGATCGCGACGTTCAGCCCGATGACGATGCTCACCGCCGACCAGTCCGGCGCGAAGGCCGACGACGATCGGTAGTAGCCGCGGTCTTGGTATCCCATGAGTTCGAGCCGCCGGGCGGAACGGGACGCTCCGGCCCCGTCATCGCATCGTAGCAGACCGTGGACCGCTGACCGCGGCCTGCCGCCCGCCCCCGGTCTGTGCTAGATTCCTGGCCGGCGGCGGCCCGCCGGATGGGGCGACGGCCGACGAGGACCAGGGAGCGAAAAGGGACGACCATGGCGACCAACGGCGGGCTGGGGCGGAAACTGCGGATGGGGATCGTCGGCGGGGGGCAGGGATCGTTCATCGGTCGCGTGCACGTGACCGCCGCGGTGCTCGACAACCGGGCGGCGCTCGTCGCCGGCGCCTTCTCCAGCGACGCGGCCCGCTCCAAGGCGAGCGCCGCCGACTACGACGTCGACCCCTCCCGGGCCTACGGCTCGTACCAGGAGATGTTCGACCGTGAGCAGGCGCTGCCCGCCGACCGGCGGATCGACTTCGTCTCGGTCACCACGCCCAACCACATGCACTTTCCGGTGGCCAAGGCGGCCGTCGAGGCGGGCTTCCACGTCGTCTGCGACAAGCCGCTGACGCTCACGCTCGCCGAGGCCGAGGCGCTGGCCAAGGTCGTCGCCGGGTCGAACGCCGTGTTCGCCGTGAGCCACAACTACACCGGCTATCCGCTCGTGCGCCAGGCCCGCGAGATGATCCTCGGCGGCGAGCTCGGTGAGATCCAGGCGATCCGCGCGGAGTACATCCAGGGCTGGCTGCGGACGCGGCTCGAGAGCGAGGGGCAGAAGCAGGCCGCCTGGCGGACCGACCCGGCCCGGAGCGGCGCCGCCGGGGCGTTCGGCGATATCGCCACGCACGCCTACAACCTCGGCCGCTATATGACCGGCCTGCTGCCGGAGAAGATCAGCGTCAACCTGAAGACGTTCGTGCCGGGCCGGCCGCTCGACGACTACGGCCATGCCGTGATCCGCTACCAGAACGGCGCCCTCGGCACGGTCACCGCCTCGCAGATCAGCCATGGCCGGGAGAATGACCTGCGGATCCAGATCGACGGCACCCTGGCGAGCCTCGAATGGCGGCAGGAAAACCCCAACGAGCTGCTCGTGCGGCG
Proteins encoded in this region:
- a CDS encoding rhomboid family intramembrane serine protease, which translates into the protein MGYQDRGYYRSSSAFAPDWSAVSIVIGLNVAIWLLNFIGTAGLLPVRFSLNDVCALRSDLPQHLLTHFWQLLTYGFLHDGPSLVHPHPSSPMHLLFNMLTLWFFGREAEAILGRAEFLRFYCLSIVFAGIAWVVAARLGGQGGSLVGASGGVMAVLALFIWYHPHETLLLWGVLPVPAWALGVLYLVFDLQGAASGGDRVAHTAHLAGATFGLLYAWRGWSLEGLGRLPEWPFRLRPRMRVVRPDGDDHDATADRAATSDEVDRILAKISRSGEASLTPEERQTLTDVSRRLRERSR
- a CDS encoding oxidoreductase, producing the protein MATNGGLGRKLRMGIVGGGQGSFIGRVHVTAAVLDNRAALVAGAFSSDAARSKASAADYDVDPSRAYGSYQEMFDREQALPADRRIDFVSVTTPNHMHFPVAKAAVEAGFHVVCDKPLTLTLAEAEALAKVVAGSNAVFAVSHNYTGYPLVRQAREMILGGELGEIQAIRAEYIQGWLRTRLESEGQKQAAWRTDPARSGAAGAFGDIATHAYNLGRYMTGLLPEKISVNLKTFVPGRPLDDYGHAVIRYQNGALGTVTASQISHGRENDLRIQIDGTLASLEWRQENPNELLVRRNGQPHAIYTRDPNAPFMNASGKAACRLPSGHPEAFFEAFANVYRSAFDAMAEAATGGKPERTDTVYPNIHDGVEGMFFIEQSVASSKADGAWLPLAHPLARR